In Desulfuromonas acetexigens, the following proteins share a genomic window:
- a CDS encoding PqiC family protein, with protein MTSKRSLLAPLIILLLALQLSACGKTPSARIYALAALAETGLQTSERSPQEPRRIVAVGPIALPKYLDHSAITTREGSTLLKRSELDRWGGSLEDETSRVLVENLERLLPDDRFLVLPWLESGKSDYRAQLNITRFDGPTAGPVELKAAWLLFGESDKVSIASGTETIAEPLQGDGYGATTEAMSRALADLSRRIAREIQAVSLP; from the coding sequence ATGACCTCGAAACGCTCGCTGCTTGCGCCCCTTATCATCCTGCTGCTCGCCCTGCAACTGAGTGCTTGCGGCAAGACCCCCTCGGCGCGCATCTACGCCCTGGCCGCCCTCGCCGAAACCGGCCTGCAAACGTCCGAACGCTCGCCCCAGGAACCGCGCCGGATCGTCGCCGTCGGCCCCATCGCCCTGCCCAAATATCTCGACCATTCCGCCATCACCACCCGTGAAGGCTCGACCCTTCTCAAGCGTTCGGAACTCGACCGCTGGGGGGGCTCCCTGGAGGATGAAACAAGCCGGGTGCTGGTTGAGAATCTGGAGCGACTCCTCCCCGACGACCGTTTCCTGGTGCTGCCCTGGCTGGAATCGGGGAAAAGCGATTACCGGGCTCAGCTGAACATCACTCGCTTCGATGGCCCAACGGCCGGCCCGGTCGAACTCAAAGCCGCCTGGCTGCTCTTCGGAGAGAGCGACAAAGTTTCCATCGCCAGCGGCACGGAAACGATCGCCGAACCCCTTCAGGGCGATGGATACGGGGCAACGACCGAAGCCATGAGTCGGGCTCTTGCCGATCTGAGTCGGCGGATCGCTCGGGAAATCCAGGCCGTGTCACTCCCCTGA
- a CDS encoding MlaD family protein — MSAKAGKAVIGAFVLGALALAVAGVVLFGSGKFFTPQKKYVMYFDGSVKGLSVGAPVVFRGVKVGSVVDIVLQGDMDAMTFRVPVIVEVDLSRFQITNGEPDSADYHQALINRGLRAQLQTQSLVTGQLMVYFDFYPERPVRLLPDDTGYAQVPTIPSTTDELAQKLEELPLKQLVERANDMVGGLERLVNSADIQDAPRQLNLTIAEARNLLRNISREVELVSADARGTIAAATATIRHADRVLEFKEGAPAELVESLNLTLEEVRGSLDKFDETLDAVANTASDERSIYQLRTALKDLGEASRAFGSLAEYLDRHPEALLRGKPHLEEK; from the coding sequence ATGAGCGCAAAAGCCGGCAAAGCCGTCATCGGGGCCTTTGTTCTCGGCGCCCTCGCCCTGGCGGTGGCCGGGGTGGTCCTCTTCGGATCGGGGAAGTTCTTCACCCCGCAGAAAAAATACGTCATGTATTTCGACGGCTCGGTCAAAGGACTGTCGGTCGGCGCACCGGTCGTCTTTCGCGGAGTCAAAGTCGGTTCCGTTGTCGATATCGTCCTGCAGGGGGATATGGATGCGATGACCTTCCGCGTGCCGGTCATTGTCGAAGTCGACCTGAGTCGCTTTCAGATCACCAATGGCGAACCGGATTCGGCCGATTACCATCAGGCCTTGATCAACCGAGGGCTGCGCGCCCAGTTGCAGACCCAGAGCCTGGTCACCGGACAGCTCATGGTCTATTTCGACTTTTACCCCGAGCGACCGGTGCGGTTGCTGCCTGATGATACGGGCTACGCCCAGGTCCCGACCATTCCTTCCACCACCGACGAACTCGCCCAGAAGCTTGAAGAATTGCCCCTCAAGCAGCTCGTGGAACGGGCCAACGATATGGTCGGCGGTCTGGAACGGCTGGTGAATTCCGCCGATATCCAGGACGCCCCACGCCAACTCAATCTGACCATCGCCGAGGCGCGAAATCTGCTGCGGAACATCAGCCGCGAAGTGGAACTCGTTTCCGCCGATGCCCGGGGGACCATCGCGGCGGCGACCGCCACCATCCGCCACGCCGACCGGGTGCTGGAATTTAAGGAGGGGGCGCCGGCGGAATTGGTGGAAAGCCTCAACCTGACCCTGGAGGAGGTACGCGGTTCGCTGGACAAGTTCGACGAAACCCTCGATGCCGTGGCAAATACCGCTTCGGACGAGCGTTCCATCTATCAGCTGCGCACCGCGCTCAAGGATCTGGGGGAAGCCTCCCGGGCATTCGGCTCTCTGGCCGAGTATCTCGACCGGCACCCCGAAGCCCTGCTGCGTGGGAAACCCCATCTGGAGGAAAAATGA
- a CDS encoding ABC transporter ATP-binding protein, whose product MATTEAAIEVRDLTMAYGSRVIQRELTFNINRGDIFIIMGGSGCGKSTLLRHLIGLQPPAKGSIHFGETDFWNLPPDDRQRFMRRFGVLYQSGALWSSMTLAENIALPLEEYTDLSKAEIADLVDLKLALVGLAGFRDYYPSEISGGMKKRAGLARAMALDPDILFFDEPSAGLDPISSQLLDDLILELRDSLGATVVVVTHELASIFAIGNNCVFLDAGTKTMIASGDPKKLRDESEDPLVRRFLTRGKEEVK is encoded by the coding sequence ATGGCGACGACGGAAGCGGCCATCGAAGTGCGGGATCTGACCATGGCCTACGGCAGCCGGGTCATTCAGCGGGAACTCACCTTCAACATCAACCGGGGGGATATCTTCATCATCATGGGCGGCAGCGGTTGCGGCAAGAGTACCCTGCTGCGCCACCTCATCGGCCTGCAACCCCCGGCGAAAGGGAGTATTCATTTCGGCGAAACGGACTTCTGGAATCTGCCTCCCGACGATCGCCAGCGCTTCATGCGCCGTTTCGGGGTGCTCTACCAGAGCGGCGCCCTCTGGAGTTCTATGACCCTGGCAGAAAATATCGCCCTGCCGCTGGAGGAATATACGGACTTATCGAAGGCTGAGATCGCCGACCTGGTCGACCTCAAGCTCGCCCTGGTCGGCCTCGCCGGCTTTCGCGATTACTATCCGAGTGAAATCAGCGGCGGCATGAAAAAACGCGCCGGACTCGCCCGCGCCATGGCCCTCGACCCCGACATCCTCTTCTTCGACGAACCCTCGGCCGGTCTCGACCCGATCAGTTCACAACTGCTCGATGATCTCATTCTCGAACTGCGGGACAGCCTCGGCGCCACGGTGGTGGTCGTCACCCACGAACTGGCGAGCATCTTCGCTATCGGCAACAACTGCGTCTTTCTCGACGCCGGAACCAAAACCATGATCGCCAGCGGCGACCCGAAAAAGCTGCGGGACGAATCGGAAGACCCTCTGGTGCGACGTTTTCTCACCCGGGGCAAAGAAGAGGTAAAGTGA
- a CDS encoding ABC transporter permease: protein MTISETIDNPPDLIRLTDDTLHLRLAGDWLAGSLPLTLREVEDALSGKTPGSIRFETKDLQTWDSGLLTFLIALKKLCDAREIAFDDGNLPDGARRLLALASAVPEQQAGKGSSRAPLLERVADRALAAWKSVVDMLDFLGEVTLACGRLLTGRARFRRSDLWAIMRECGADALPIVSLISALVGLIFAFVGAVQLSMFGAEIYVASLVAIAVVRVMGAIMTGIIMAGRTGAAFAARIGTMQVNEEIDALATLGISPIDFLVLPRIIALVVMMPLLCLYADLMGILGGLAVGVFMLDLNLGEYLEMTKLAVGLKDFWIGLFHSAVFGVLVALSGCLRGLQCGRSASAVGDAATSAVVTGIVNIIVATAVITVICNILGI, encoded by the coding sequence GTGACGATCTCCGAGACCATCGATAATCCTCCAGACCTTATCCGTCTCACGGACGACACTCTCCATCTGCGCCTGGCCGGCGACTGGCTGGCGGGGAGTCTTCCCCTCACCCTTCGCGAAGTGGAGGACGCGTTGTCCGGAAAGACTCCGGGTAGCATCCGCTTCGAAACGAAGGATCTGCAAACCTGGGACAGCGGCCTGCTCACCTTTCTCATCGCCCTGAAAAAGCTCTGCGATGCCCGGGAGATCGCCTTCGACGACGGGAATCTTCCCGACGGCGCCCGGCGCCTGCTGGCGTTGGCTTCAGCCGTTCCTGAGCAGCAGGCCGGTAAAGGCTCGTCGCGAGCGCCCTTGCTTGAACGGGTGGCCGACCGGGCGCTTGCCGCCTGGAAGTCCGTCGTCGACATGCTCGATTTTCTCGGCGAAGTCACTCTCGCCTGCGGTCGCCTGCTCACTGGGCGGGCGCGCTTCCGCCGTTCCGATCTCTGGGCGATCATGCGCGAATGCGGCGCCGACGCCCTGCCCATCGTCTCCCTCATCAGCGCTCTGGTGGGGCTGATCTTCGCCTTCGTCGGGGCGGTGCAGCTCTCCATGTTCGGCGCCGAAATCTATGTCGCCAGTCTGGTCGCCATCGCCGTTGTCCGGGTCATGGGAGCGATCATGACCGGCATCATCATGGCCGGCCGAACCGGCGCCGCCTTTGCCGCCCGCATCGGCACCATGCAGGTCAACGAAGAGATCGACGCCCTCGCCACCCTCGGCATCTCACCTATCGATTTCCTCGTTCTGCCCCGCATTATCGCCCTGGTGGTGATGATGCCGCTGCTCTGCCTCTATGCCGACCTGATGGGGATTCTCGGGGGGCTGGCCGTCGGCGTCTTCATGCTCGATCTGAATTTGGGGGAATATCTGGAAATGACCAAGCTGGCGGTGGGGCTCAAGGATTTCTGGATCGGCCTCTTTCACAGTGCCGTCTTCGGCGTGCTGGTCGCCCTCTCCGGCTGCCTGCGCGGCCTGCAATGCGGACGCAGCGCCTCGGCCGTGGGGGATGCGGCGACCTCGGCGGTCGTCACCGGTATCGTCAACATCATCGTGGCGACGGCGGTCATTACCGTCATCTGCAATATTTTGGGGATCTGA
- a CDS encoding flavodoxin family protein: MKVIGINGSPRKQWNTASLVAKALEGAAAQGASTELFHLYDLNFKGCISCFACKTRGGKSYGKCVLNDDLAPILEKIASADALVIGSPIYFGTVTGETRSFIERLLFPYLTYTVPYGTLFPKKIKTGLIYTMNVPEKVSKEYGYEQIFNTSERYMQMLLGSAETLCAFDTCQVDDYSKYVIESFDPDHKARRRAEVLPLECDRAFALGQRLVAGDGA; this comes from the coding sequence ATGAAGGTTATCGGCATCAACGGCAGTCCGCGGAAGCAATGGAACACCGCCAGCCTCGTGGCGAAGGCCCTGGAAGGAGCGGCAGCGCAAGGGGCGAGCACGGAACTCTTTCATCTTTACGATCTCAACTTCAAGGGGTGTATAAGCTGCTTCGCCTGTAAAACGCGGGGCGGCAAGAGCTACGGCAAATGCGTCCTCAATGACGACCTGGCGCCCATACTGGAAAAAATCGCTTCCGCCGACGCCCTCGTCATCGGTTCGCCGATCTACTTCGGCACGGTCACCGGCGAGACGCGCAGTTTTATCGAACGCCTGCTCTTTCCCTATCTCACCTATACGGTCCCCTACGGCACCCTCTTCCCGAAAAAAATCAAGACTGGTCTCATCTACACCATGAATGTCCCGGAAAAAGTGAGCAAGGAATACGGCTACGAACAGATCTTCAATACCAGTGAGCGCTATATGCAGATGCTCCTTGGCTCCGCCGAGACGCTGTGCGCTTTCGACACCTGCCAGGTGGACGATTATTCGAAATATGTGATCGAAAGCTTCGATCCCGACCACAAAGCCCGGCGCCGGGCAGAGGTCTTGCCGCTGGAGTGCGACCGGGCCTTCGCGCTGGGACAGCGCCTGGTTGCGGGCGACGGGGCATGA
- a CDS encoding ABC transporter permease — translation MGLANIRHLGVKELRGLLRDPMMLFLIVYAFTFAVYSGATAMPETLHKAPIAIVDEDHSPLSRRIADAFYPPRFLPPILIDQTRMDARMDAGLDTFALNIPPNFQRDLLSGRAATVQLNVDATRMSQAFTGNGYIQFIINDEVNAFLRGYQASTLPPVELALRARFNPELNKTWFGAVMKVIDNVTMLSIILTGAALLREREHGTVEHLLVMPVTPFEIMAAKIWSMALVVLLATAASLILVVEGLLQVPIEGSILLFLLGTGLHLFATTSLGIFLGTLARSMPQFGLLMMLFLLPLQILSGGTTPRESMPDFIQYLMMSAPNTHFVMLAQAILYRGAGLSVVWPQFVALALIGTVLFFLSLARFRKTLGTMA, via the coding sequence ATGGGCCTCGCCAACATCCGCCATCTCGGCGTCAAGGAACTGCGCGGGCTGCTGCGTGACCCGATGATGCTCTTTCTCATCGTCTACGCCTTCACCTTTGCCGTCTACTCCGGCGCCACGGCCATGCCCGAAACCCTGCACAAGGCGCCGATCGCCATCGTCGACGAAGACCATTCACCCCTTTCCCGGCGCATCGCCGATGCCTTTTATCCCCCGCGCTTCCTTCCGCCGATTCTTATCGACCAAACGCGGATGGATGCGCGGATGGATGCCGGCCTCGACACCTTCGCCCTCAACATTCCTCCCAATTTCCAGCGTGATCTCCTTTCCGGGCGCGCCGCCACGGTGCAACTCAACGTCGACGCCACACGCATGAGCCAGGCCTTTACCGGCAATGGCTACATCCAGTTCATCATCAACGATGAAGTGAACGCTTTTCTGCGCGGCTACCAGGCCTCGACCCTTCCCCCCGTCGAACTGGCCCTGCGCGCCCGCTTCAACCCCGAGCTGAACAAAACCTGGTTCGGCGCGGTGATGAAGGTCATCGACAACGTCACCATGCTCTCCATCATCCTCACCGGCGCCGCGCTGCTGCGGGAGCGGGAACACGGTACCGTCGAACATCTGCTGGTGATGCCGGTCACCCCTTTTGAAATCATGGCCGCCAAGATCTGGTCCATGGCCCTGGTCGTTCTGCTCGCCACCGCCGCCTCGTTGATTCTGGTCGTGGAAGGACTGTTGCAGGTTCCCATCGAGGGTTCGATTCTGCTTTTTCTCCTCGGCACCGGGCTGCATCTTTTCGCCACCACCTCCCTCGGCATTTTTCTCGGCACCCTCGCCCGCTCTATGCCCCAGTTCGGGCTGCTGATGATGCTCTTTCTGCTCCCCTTGCAGATTCTCTCCGGCGGCACCACCCCCCGCGAGAGCATGCCCGACTTCATCCAGTACCTGATGATGAGCGCACCCAACACCCATTTCGTCATGCTCGCCCAGGCGATCCTCTACCGGGGCGCCGGTCTGTCCGTCGTCTGGCCGCAATTCGTGGCCCTGGCGCTGATCGGCACCGTCCTGTTTTTCCTCTCTTTGGCCCGCTTCCGCAAAACTCTCGGGACAATGGCTTGA
- the rbbA gene encoding ribosome-associated ATPase/putative transporter RbbA yields MTSPAPSGEISKTPPVAQLRDVSLRYKKTQALDSISLDLPSGGMVGFIGPDGVGKSSLFSLIAGARAIQTGSIDVLGGDMADRHHRRQVCPRVAYMPQGLGKNLYPTLSVYENAEFFGRLFGQDRQERQDRIDDLLAATGLSPFAGRPAGKLSGGMKQKLGLCCALIHDPDLLILDEPTTGVDPLSRRQFWELIERIRHNRPGMSVLVATAYMEEAARFDWLVAMNGGRVLATGTPAELLERTGGESLEEAFIALLPEAQRESYEPIVIPPRNTDEDGQTAIEAQGLTMRFGDFTAVDHVDFRILRGEIFGFLGSNGCGKTTTMKILTGLLPATEGEARLFGHKVNAHDIETRRRVGYMTQGFSLYSELTVRQNLVLHARLFRMPEEKIPERVEEMAERFGLIGIMESLPDALPLGQRQRLSLAVAMIHAPEMLILDEPTSGVDPVARDGFWRIMIDLARREKVTIFISTHFMNEALRCDRISLMHAGKVLVSDAPRALMEKRGAATLEEAFISYLEEASAGPESAASPPPEKALPTPPAPSRERQHHPAGFFSLRRLLSYTRRESLELRRDPIRLTLALLGTLILMFVIGYGVNMDVEDLTFAVLDRDQSALSRDYALNLSGSRYFIEHAPIRDYADMDRRMRAGEISLAIEIPPGFGRDLRRGSAVAIGAWIDGAMPQRAETVRGYAQGMHAHWLASVSRQARGEASTSGTVNIETRFRYNPDVKSLPSMVPAVIPLLLMMIPAMLTALSVVREKELGSIVNLYVTPVTRLEFLLGKQIPYLALAMLNFLLLTALAVFVFKVPITGSFTALSTGALLYVCAATTLGMVISTFMRSQIAAIFGTAILTILPAVQFSGMLDPVSSLEGAGAVIGKIYPTTHFLTIARGTFSKALGFADLQASFIPLLLAVPILIGLGAVLLKKQER; encoded by the coding sequence ATGACCTCCCCGGCGCCCTCCGGCGAGATCAGCAAGACGCCTCCGGTCGCACAACTGCGCGATGTTTCCCTGCGCTACAAAAAGACCCAGGCCTTGGATTCCATTTCCCTCGACCTGCCGAGCGGCGGCATGGTCGGCTTTATCGGCCCGGACGGCGTCGGCAAATCGAGTCTTTTCTCCCTGATCGCCGGGGCCCGCGCCATCCAGACCGGCAGCATCGATGTACTCGGCGGCGACATGGCCGACCGCCACCACCGCCGTCAGGTCTGTCCCCGAGTCGCCTACATGCCCCAGGGCCTCGGCAAGAATCTCTATCCCACCCTCTCAGTCTACGAAAATGCCGAGTTTTTCGGTCGGCTCTTCGGCCAGGACCGCCAGGAGCGGCAGGATCGCATTGACGATCTGCTCGCCGCCACCGGCCTCTCCCCTTTCGCCGGGCGCCCCGCCGGCAAACTCTCCGGCGGCATGAAACAGAAACTCGGTCTCTGCTGCGCCCTGATCCACGATCCCGATCTGCTCATTCTCGACGAGCCGACCACCGGCGTCGACCCCCTCTCCCGTCGTCAATTCTGGGAACTGATCGAACGCATCCGCCACAATCGCCCGGGAATGAGCGTCCTGGTCGCCACCGCCTACATGGAGGAAGCGGCCCGCTTCGACTGGCTGGTCGCCATGAACGGCGGGCGTGTCCTCGCTACCGGCACCCCGGCCGAACTCCTCGAGCGTACCGGCGGCGAGAGCCTCGAAGAAGCCTTTATCGCCCTTCTTCCCGAGGCCCAGCGGGAGAGCTACGAGCCGATCGTCATCCCCCCCCGAAATACCGACGAGGACGGCCAGACAGCGATCGAGGCGCAGGGATTGACCATGCGGTTCGGCGACTTTACCGCCGTCGATCATGTCGATTTTCGCATTTTGCGCGGGGAAATCTTCGGTTTTCTCGGTTCGAACGGTTGCGGCAAGACGACCACCATGAAGATCCTCACCGGACTTCTCCCCGCCACCGAAGGAGAAGCCCGGCTCTTCGGCCACAAGGTGAACGCTCACGATATCGAAACCCGGCGCCGGGTCGGTTACATGACCCAGGGATTTTCTCTTTACAGCGAGCTGACGGTACGCCAGAACCTGGTGCTGCACGCCCGGCTCTTTCGCATGCCCGAAGAAAAAATCCCGGAGCGGGTGGAGGAGATGGCAGAACGTTTCGGCCTGATCGGGATCATGGAGAGTCTCCCCGATGCGCTCCCCTTGGGCCAGCGGCAACGCCTTTCCCTGGCGGTGGCGATGATTCACGCCCCGGAAATGCTCATTCTCGATGAACCGACCTCGGGGGTCGACCCGGTGGCGCGGGACGGCTTCTGGCGAATCATGATCGATCTGGCGCGGCGGGAGAAGGTCACCATTTTCATCTCCACCCACTTCATGAATGAAGCGCTGCGCTGCGATCGGATCTCCCTGATGCATGCCGGCAAGGTGCTGGTCAGCGACGCGCCGCGAGCGTTGATGGAAAAACGTGGCGCGGCGACCTTGGAGGAAGCCTTCATCAGCTATCTGGAAGAGGCCTCCGCCGGCCCGGAAAGCGCCGCCTCACCACCGCCCGAAAAGGCTCTACCGACGCCGCCCGCGCCGTCACGAGAGAGACAGCATCATCCCGCCGGCTTCTTCAGCCTCCGCCGTCTGCTCAGTTACACCCGCCGCGAATCCCTGGAGCTGCGCCGCGACCCGATCCGCCTCACCCTGGCCCTGCTCGGCACCCTGATCCTCATGTTCGTCATCGGCTACGGCGTCAACATGGATGTGGAGGATCTGACCTTTGCCGTCCTCGATCGCGATCAATCCGCCCTGAGCCGTGATTATGCCTTGAATCTTTCCGGTTCCCGCTATTTCATCGAACATGCGCCGATCCGTGATTATGCCGACATGGACCGACGGATGCGGGCCGGCGAAATCAGTCTGGCCATCGAAATCCCCCCGGGCTTCGGCCGCGATCTGCGGCGGGGGAGCGCGGTCGCCATCGGCGCCTGGATCGACGGAGCGATGCCGCAAAGGGCCGAAACGGTGCGCGGATACGCGCAGGGCATGCACGCCCATTGGCTGGCGTCTGTCAGCCGTCAGGCCCGAGGCGAAGCCTCTACGTCCGGTACGGTCAACATTGAGACCCGCTTTCGCTACAACCCGGACGTCAAGAGCTTGCCCTCCATGGTCCCGGCGGTGATTCCCCTTTTGCTGATGATGATTCCGGCCATGCTTACCGCCCTTTCCGTGGTGCGGGAAAAAGAGCTCGGTTCCATCGTCAACCTCTACGTCACTCCCGTTACCCGTCTGGAGTTTCTGCTCGGCAAGCAGATCCCCTATCTGGCCCTGGCGATGCTCAACTTCCTGCTGCTGACGGCTTTGGCCGTCTTCGTCTTCAAGGTACCGATCACCGGCAGTTTCACCGCTTTGAGTACCGGTGCTCTGTTGTATGTCTGCGCCGCCACCACCCTGGGGATGGTGATTTCGACCTTCATGCGCAGCCAGATTGCCGCCATATTCGGCACGGCGATTCTCACCATTTTGCCGGCGGTGCAGTTTTCCGGCATGCTCGATCCGGTTTCCTCCCTGGAGGGGGCCGGGGCTGTGATCGGAAAGATCTATCCGACCACCCATTTTCTCACCATCGCCCGAGGAACCTTCTCGAAAGCCCTCGGTTTCGCCGATCTGCAGGCGTCCTTCATCCCCCTGCTCTTGGCCGTCCCTATCCTCATCGGACTGGGTGCCGTCCTGCTCAAGAAACAGGAGCGTTGA
- a CDS encoding HlyD family secretion protein, whose amino-acid sequence MIPAKKWLLGNGFLLILVAVAAGAVWKYNQKDEPVGLVSGNGRIEAVEIDIATKLPGRIGDVLVREGDFVTAGQVLAVMDTEALSAQLRQAEAQLRQTHSSVATAQSQLAQRHSEKAAALAYVKQRQADLDNARNHARRSAALVAEGAISRQTAQDDASRVLSAEAALASARAQVSAAEAAIATAEAQVIGAQSTIEAAQATIERIQADLDDSTLKSPRDGRVQYRIAHPGEVLGAGGRVLSLVDLSDVYMTFFLPTAAAGRIALGSEVRLVLDAAPQHVIPAQISFISDVAQFTPKTVETASEREKLMFRVRAQLPVELLKKYITQVKTGLPGMAYVLIDPQAQWPENLRVTVSP is encoded by the coding sequence ATGATTCCTGCAAAAAAATGGCTGCTCGGCAACGGCTTTCTGCTGATTCTGGTCGCAGTCGCGGCGGGCGCGGTATGGAAATACAATCAAAAGGATGAACCGGTCGGCCTTGTCAGCGGCAACGGCCGCATCGAGGCGGTGGAGATCGATATCGCCACCAAACTTCCCGGACGGATCGGGGATGTGCTGGTGCGCGAAGGGGATTTCGTCACCGCCGGCCAGGTGCTGGCGGTGATGGACACCGAGGCGCTTTCCGCGCAATTGCGCCAGGCCGAGGCCCAGTTGCGGCAAACCCACAGTTCCGTGGCCACGGCCCAAAGCCAACTGGCCCAGCGTCACAGTGAAAAAGCGGCGGCCCTCGCCTATGTCAAGCAACGTCAGGCCGATCTCGACAACGCCCGCAACCACGCCCGGCGCTCGGCGGCACTGGTCGCCGAAGGCGCCATCTCCCGGCAAACGGCTCAGGACGACGCGAGCCGGGTGCTCAGCGCCGAAGCCGCCCTCGCTTCGGCCCGCGCCCAGGTTTCCGCCGCCGAAGCCGCCATCGCCACGGCCGAAGCCCAGGTCATCGGCGCCCAATCGACCATCGAAGCGGCCCAGGCGACGATCGAACGCATTCAGGCGGATCTCGACGACAGCACCCTCAAGTCTCCCCGTGACGGGCGCGTTCAGTACCGTATCGCCCACCCCGGCGAGGTCCTCGGTGCCGGCGGTCGGGTTCTCAGCCTGGTCGATCTGAGCGATGTCTACATGACCTTCTTTCTCCCCACCGCCGCCGCCGGACGCATTGCCCTGGGGAGCGAGGTCCGGCTGGTTCTCGACGCCGCCCCCCAGCATGTGATTCCCGCCCAGATCTCCTTTATTTCCGATGTCGCCCAGTTCACCCCGAAAACAGTGGAAACGGCCAGCGAGCGGGAGAAACTCATGTTCCGGGTGCGCGCCCAGCTTCCCGTCGAACTGTTGAAAAAATACATCACCCAGGTCAAGACCGGCCTGCCGGGGATGGCTTATGTGCTCATTGACCCGCAAGCGCAGTGGCCGGAAAATCTGCGGGTGACCGTGTCGCCATGA
- the adeC gene encoding AdeC/AdeK/OprM family multidrug efflux complex outer membrane factor: MTRATTNLILIMGVFILTAGCASMAPDYKQPELPVAEAWPQGEAYSEATDGPTAAELPWREFFRDERLQQLIELALENNRDLRVAALNIERARAQYRIQRSDLFPDIGAGGSFNRQRQPDITGFGRVMHFEQYGVNLGLASWELDFFGRIRSLKEQALESYFATEEARRAARIALVGDVANAYLNLAADRERQALARETLASHQSTYDLTQRRFELGVASALEVRQAQTSVEGTKVDISRFTSLIAEDENALRLLIGGELPETLLPAAPLKTATALSPLSAGMPSEVMLQRPDILAVEHRLKGANANIGAARAAFYPRISLTTNGGFASTELSDLFTSDARAWAFSPRIDIPIFTAGRLQAQLETAEIDRDILINQYEGAIQTAFREVADTLARRGTIDEQLQAQRALVEATSETYRLSETRFDKGIDSFLQVLDAQRALYGAQQNLINIELADLASQVNLYKVLGGGSK; this comes from the coding sequence ATGACGCGCGCTACCACCAACCTTATCCTGATTATGGGAGTCTTCATCCTGACGGCGGGCTGCGCCAGCATGGCCCCCGACTATAAACAACCGGAACTCCCCGTGGCTGAAGCCTGGCCGCAAGGGGAAGCCTATAGCGAGGCCACGGACGGCCCAACGGCGGCGGAACTGCCCTGGCGGGAATTTTTCCGCGACGAGCGCCTGCAACAACTCATCGAACTGGCGCTGGAAAACAACCGCGACCTGCGCGTCGCCGCCCTCAATATCGAGCGGGCCCGCGCCCAGTATCGCATCCAGCGGAGCGATCTCTTCCCCGACATCGGCGCCGGCGGTAGCTTCAACCGCCAGCGGCAGCCGGATATCACCGGCTTCGGACGGGTCATGCATTTCGAGCAGTACGGGGTCAACCTGGGGCTGGCTTCCTGGGAGCTCGACTTCTTCGGCCGCATCCGTTCCCTCAAGGAACAGGCGCTGGAGTCCTACTTCGCCACCGAGGAAGCCCGCCGCGCCGCCCGCATCGCCCTGGTCGGCGACGTCGCCAACGCTTATCTGAATCTGGCCGCCGATCGCGAACGCCAGGCCCTGGCCCGGGAAACCCTGGCCAGCCACCAATCGACCTATGATCTGACTCAACGCCGCTTCGAACTGGGCGTCGCCAGCGCCCTGGAAGTGCGCCAGGCGCAGACCAGCGTAGAAGGGACAAAGGTCGATATTTCACGTTTCACCTCGCTGATCGCCGAGGATGAAAACGCCCTGCGCCTGCTCATCGGCGGCGAGCTTCCGGAGACGCTGCTGCCGGCGGCCCCGCTCAAGACGGCCACAGCCTTAAGCCCCCTTTCCGCCGGTATGCCTTCGGAGGTAATGTTGCAGCGCCCGGACATTCTTGCCGTCGAACATCGCCTGAAAGGGGCCAACGCCAATATCGGCGCCGCCCGCGCCGCCTTCTATCCGCGCATCTCGTTGACCACCAACGGCGGCTTCGCCAGCACCGAACTGTCCGATCTCTTTACCAGCGATGCCCGCGCCTGGGCTTTCAGCCCGCGCATCGACATCCCGATTTTCACCGCCGGTCGCCTCCAGGCCCAGCTGGAAACGGCCGAGATCGACCGGGACATCCTCATCAACCAATACGAAGGCGCCATCCAGACGGCCTTCCGCGAAGTCGCCGACACCCTCGCCCGCCGGGGAACGATCGACGAACAGCTCCAGGCCCAGAGGGCGCTGGTCGAAGCGACCAGCGAAACCTATCGCCTTTCGGAAACCCGCTTCGATAAGGGGATCGACAGCTTCCTCCAGGTTCTCGACGCCCAACGGGCCCTCTACGGCGCCCAGCAGAACCTGATCAACATTGAACTGGCCGACCTCGCCAGCCAGGTCAACCTCTACAAGGTGCTCGGCGGCGGATCGAAGTAG